The following are from one region of the Halobacteriovorax vibrionivorans genome:
- a CDS encoding cytochrome c biogenesis protein CcdA has translation MNKLRLVLSIVFTGVLLSSFTAHAQKEDYSDLLKTQVTSTKINDSNFLVINLRNKEGWHTYWENPGDSGLATEFEFKDQGDKIVLEMVEWPTPHKFIEKGDIQTFGHKNDYSYFFYLNNQFKNSDNFQVHLKYLICRDICIPQEKIIKGTFSDGKFSSSQNDITISESEIVERFNNLPRKRTLPTYLNITLTQHGDDMALFYNITGEGQKLKRAQNILTPYTTSPFTFKREKIYKDKKGNHYGSFMMDWDGAYLEPEYPLPEDGNFKEPITFKFVFNDPVTNESYRVDYEVASFGKNGESFSSFYKTLTPVDNTQKKVDSKVMNNQSGSSLPYFLLMAFIGGLILNIMPCVLPVISLKLFGLIKHSKESRGRIFKHNLFYSLGVMATFVALAAAIVGLKASGEQVGWGFQLQSPLFVSLMVFVIFIMALNLFGLFEFKTPGGSTLGNVEIRNTYSGDFISGVLATILSTPCSAPFLGTALTFAFSESTLNIFLIFLFIGLGLSAPFLLTGFFPALIRFLPKPGMWMEHVKKLLGLTLILTVVWLLDVYSALVGSAVAMMYIKSALVFTFFFFYMRKKMTKKVYATILVLIPTLYLGYTSVTTPLNTSGSGNSLIEDKKREGLEWVKWTEDAMNQRINEKKLTFIDFTARWCITCKVNEKLVINTDSFKEMVDENNVDLLLGDWTKKDGHIGKWLKSQGMVGVPAYFVIDDKGNLIKLGETISLSEVKKALGVN, from the coding sequence ATGAATAAATTAAGACTTGTGCTCTCTATAGTATTTACGGGAGTACTCCTAAGCAGTTTTACAGCTCATGCTCAAAAAGAAGACTACTCTGATCTCCTAAAGACACAAGTAACCTCAACTAAAATTAATGACTCCAACTTTCTCGTCATCAACCTACGCAATAAAGAAGGATGGCACACCTATTGGGAAAATCCTGGTGATTCTGGACTTGCCACAGAGTTTGAGTTTAAAGACCAAGGAGATAAGATTGTCCTTGAGATGGTTGAATGGCCTACTCCTCATAAGTTCATTGAAAAAGGAGATATTCAAACATTTGGTCATAAGAACGACTACTCTTACTTCTTCTATTTAAATAACCAATTTAAAAATAGTGATAACTTTCAAGTTCATCTTAAATATTTAATCTGTCGTGATATTTGTATCCCACAAGAAAAAATCATTAAAGGTACATTTAGCGATGGAAAATTTTCATCAAGCCAAAATGATATTACGATCTCTGAGAGTGAAATTGTAGAGCGATTCAATAATCTTCCAAGAAAGAGAACTCTACCAACATATTTAAATATCACACTAACTCAACATGGTGATGATATGGCCCTTTTCTACAATATTACTGGAGAAGGACAAAAGCTTAAGAGAGCTCAAAATATTCTGACACCGTATACAACGAGTCCATTCACTTTTAAGAGAGAAAAGATTTATAAAGATAAAAAGGGAAATCATTACGGCTCTTTCATGATGGACTGGGATGGTGCATATCTTGAGCCAGAATATCCCCTACCAGAAGATGGTAACTTTAAAGAGCCTATTACGTTCAAATTTGTCTTTAATGATCCAGTGACTAATGAAAGTTATAGAGTTGATTACGAAGTGGCATCTTTTGGAAAAAATGGTGAATCATTTTCTAGTTTCTATAAAACCCTAACACCAGTAGATAATACTCAAAAGAAAGTTGATTCAAAAGTAATGAATAACCAGTCAGGTTCTTCACTACCTTACTTTCTACTCATGGCCTTTATTGGTGGTTTAATCTTAAATATCATGCCGTGTGTATTACCGGTAATTTCACTAAAGCTCTTTGGCTTAATTAAACACTCAAAAGAAAGTCGTGGGCGAATCTTTAAGCACAATCTCTTCTACTCTCTTGGTGTTATGGCCACATTTGTAGCATTAGCAGCTGCGATTGTTGGATTAAAGGCATCAGGTGAACAAGTTGGTTGGGGCTTCCAATTACAATCTCCACTCTTTGTTTCTTTAATGGTCTTTGTCATCTTTATTATGGCCCTTAACTTATTCGGACTATTTGAATTCAAAACTCCAGGAGGTTCAACCTTAGGAAATGTTGAAATTAGGAATACGTACTCAGGTGATTTTATCAGCGGTGTTCTTGCAACGATTCTCTCAACACCATGTTCGGCTCCTTTTTTAGGAACAGCGCTAACTTTTGCATTTTCTGAGTCGACGTTAAATATCTTTTTAATCTTTTTATTTATCGGTCTAGGACTAAGTGCTCCATTCTTATTAACAGGATTCTTTCCTGCTCTTATCCGTTTCTTACCTAAGCCAGGTATGTGGATGGAGCACGTTAAAAAGCTACTTGGCCTAACACTTATCCTTACAGTAGTTTGGCTACTAGACGTTTACTCAGCTCTTGTTGGTTCTGCTGTTGCCATGATGTATATAAAATCAGCGCTGGTATTTACTTTCTTCTTCTTTTACATGAGAAAGAAAATGACCAAGAAAGTCTATGCGACAATTCTCGTTCTAATCCCTACTTTATACTTAGGCTATACTTCTGTTACAACTCCACTTAATACTAGTGGAAGTGGGAACTCTCTTATTGAAGACAAAAAGCGTGAAGGCCTAGAGTGGGTTAAGTGGACAGAAGATGCTATGAACCAGCGAATTAATGAAAAGAAATTAACTTTTATCGATTTCACAGCACGTTGGTGTATCACATGTAAAGTTAATGAGAAGCTCGTTATAAATACAGATTCATTTAAAGAGATGGTTGATGAGAATAATGTCGACTTACTACTTGGAGACTGGACAAAGAAAGATGGGCATATCGGAAAATGGCTTAAGTCACAAGGAATGGTAGGAGTTCCGGCCTACTTTGTTATTGATGATAAAGGTAATCTTATTAAACTTGGTGAGACAATTTCATTAAGTGAAGTTAAAAAGGCACTTGGTGTAAACTAA
- a CDS encoding flagellin: MRVGTNVTSQLAKRMLGNVNDRHMSETRKLSGAKRIYEAAVDPAGSAIALKMTAQNRSNLQAQRNSNDSYSMLEIADATMGTMHDIAIRLKELSIQMASDTYAPSERRNADREFQQLTNEMIRVQENAQYNGTRLLDGTGRDLEMQVGIRNDAKNDRVRYNISEIMTSNRHLSAHSVNTKESARNAMQAADDMIEKISHSRSKVGSTMKRIESTTTNLQINYENSESARSKIEDTDFGESAAKKALESIKLESATAFLAQANVGPSAVAKLLD, encoded by the coding sequence ATGAGAGTAGGTACTAACGTCACATCGCAATTAGCGAAGCGAATGTTAGGTAATGTGAATGATCGCCATATGAGCGAGACTCGCAAACTATCAGGCGCTAAGCGTATCTATGAAGCTGCAGTAGATCCTGCAGGTTCTGCTATTGCGCTTAAAATGACGGCCCAGAACCGCTCTAATCTCCAGGCCCAAAGAAATTCAAACGATAGCTACTCAATGCTAGAAATTGCTGATGCAACGATGGGGACGATGCATGATATTGCAATACGTCTAAAAGAACTTTCAATCCAAATGGCCTCCGACACATATGCGCCAAGTGAGAGAAGAAATGCTGATAGAGAATTTCAGCAGCTTACTAATGAGATGATTCGAGTCCAAGAAAATGCACAATACAATGGAACAAGACTTCTCGATGGCACAGGTCGAGACCTTGAGATGCAGGTGGGGATTCGAAATGATGCTAAGAATGATCGAGTTCGCTACAATATTAGTGAAATTATGACATCAAATCGCCACCTTAGTGCACACTCTGTTAATACCAAGGAGAGTGCTAGAAATGCCATGCAAGCAGCCGATGATATGATAGAGAAGATTTCACACTCTCGCTCAAAGGTTGGTTCAACAATGAAGCGAATCGAGAGTACGACAACAAACTTACAAATTAATTATGAAAACTCAGAGTCTGCGAGATCAAAGATTGAAGATACTGACTTTGGAGAGTCTGCTGCTAAAAAGGCCTTGGAGTCAATAAAGTTGGAGTCAGCAACTGCCTTTTTAGCACAAGCAAATGTTGGGCCTTCAGCAGTTGCTAAGTTACTTGATTAG
- a CDS encoding HPF/RaiA family ribosome-associated protein has translation MKYNLSFHNVDHSDAFEDYVAKKLKGISHDHRNVGHIQFVADKKGPEYMFSANVNGHKHQFHKKAKGDNVYQAAADVLVAFKNWYRDQKVAS, from the coding sequence ATGAAATACAATTTAAGCTTTCACAATGTCGATCACTCAGATGCTTTTGAAGACTATGTTGCAAAGAAATTAAAAGGTATCTCACACGATCATAGAAATGTGGGGCATATCCAATTCGTGGCCGATAAAAAAGGTCCAGAATATATGTTCTCTGCAAATGTTAATGGTCATAAGCATCAATTCCATAAAAAAGCTAAAGGAGACAACGTTTACCAAGCCGCAGCAGATGTTCTAGTGGCCTTTAAAAACTGGTATCGAGATCAAAAAGTTGCCAGTTAG